The Hydractinia symbiolongicarpus strain clone_291-10 chromosome 2, HSymV2.1, whole genome shotgun sequence genomic sequence GACTTcgcttatattttttgttattctcATGCATTTCTTTAACTTAAAAACTTTCATTCCAGTAAATTTAAAGTTGTATTTCTTGTGTTCTTGCTTCTCTCCATAATGCACGAATGTCCTTTGCTTTTCCAAGGAATGCGGAAGAACAAGGACACACGATTTCGCCAGGGTATCTTTTTCTAGACGCTCTCTAATCGCCACAGCATCCTTCATATCTAGTGATTCGCCATCGAATTCATCAATAATAAGGTGAAATATTTTATCATAGTGCTTGTCAAGCAACAAATCGAGCAAGTAGGAAAGCGATGGAATGTATGAAAAGCCAAACATATACGGAGACATCTCCAACGTAGAAAAATTCTGCAATGTCATCATCGCGAGAAACTTCAAGTTGAAGAATGGAAAAAAGAAATCTTTTGACATCTGTTGTCAACGGACTCGTGTCACTCCAGGATATGTAATAGATCACCGTCTTTTCCGTTGCCAATTCCAAAAGGGCCTGTAATTGATACACACCAACTAACGTTTTACCCGATCCAAAATTTCCAAgtacaacttttttattttcagcaCTATGTATTACCTTTAGTTGATTTGGAGTAAGCACAAACATTGATTTAACCTGATCTGTTCCTCCTCGATTTAGAGACGGTACAGCACTCTTAGAATTGCCATGCGAGAAGGCGGTTCTTGTTGCCATAAATGCGGTTATTGAGCTCAGGATCGTCATAAAGCTACCTTGGGAGATTGTGGATGGACTCAAAGCAATGGCTTGACTGATACTCTTTACCAAGTTGTTAAGGTATGATACACTGGATTCTTGGTCAATTAAATTTACCACGTCCATGATGTGGCAATTAGCACAGCTCAAATGATCGCTTTGTTTGATAAAATTAGGGGCAGCAATGATGTTTGCAAATACTGTTGGGCTTTTTTTCACACTATTGTTCAAGATAACTGATAGATGTTTAATATCTTCGTCTCCCTTCCTTATTTCGTCATTAATGGAGTTGACAACTTTTTCATCCGTATATCTGATGTTGAATATCATTAAAGGGTTGGGACAAATTACCAATATCCTTTTTCTGTAGTCGATAGGATTTTCGCTGATAAGACCTCTCAAATCAGAAAGTTGCATGAATTTAAGATGACTAATTGCATCATAATGCCACAACACCGCTCCGACTCCACCACCCAATGCAGCTGCTTCTTTTAGAAAGATCTTTGACCAAtgtaaaagttttgaaaatttatcTCGTTTCACATAATAAGGCGGAAAGATTAGGACAGTTCTGATTGCATTCGCAGTGGGATGTCCGTAATAATCCTTTGTGTACGATTTGCAAACATTTAGCCATTCTTGGTAACTTACTTTTGATTTTAAGCCTCCACCGCAATTATACCATATTTCTGTTGGTAGGACTAATTCATCCAAAAGATCTTCTATTGCTTCGCATACATCCACGCTGAAATGACTTATCACTGCAACAGTTAAGGAATTTAACCTTGACTGATGATCCGAAAGTGCTGTACGTATAtctaataaacaaaaaagaagagaatTATTTTACTAAGAATAACCTTATCAGCTCTGATTGGTACTGTTATCAAGAAGATTTCTGCGAAGGGGATCTTAGGGCAATTAAAGTTAAATTTGAGCCGCAGAGGATTTACAAGCACAGAAACTGATCAGCTAGACCAGCGCCCAGGATACCCATCATATTTTTAAGCTAAGGATCAATTCACATTTTGATAAGTTCTGAAATAACACGATCGAGGAGGCAAATCTCTGTCACAAAGTCACCAGTAATAACACTCCTACTGCTTTCCCAGTAAAAAActggaaaaaaaaaacatttgaaattatGTGCAATGTTTTACGTTTTTTTATCATATACTTCtcaacagtttgttttttaagttgattttaattaattttgtttaagCATAAGGAATTTCTCTATTTTTGCAAAACGGTAGTTTTGAGAATGCGATTCCAACTGGGATTTCTCAGTGATAAATCTCAAAGGTATTTTCAACTTACTTGGAATTTCGTGAGAATATCTTTTCCCATTGCAATCCACAATTTTGAACTGCAGTTGACTCTTCATAAGTTCTTtgttaaagataaaataaaaatcgttttcgAATTTTCGTTCTTTATATTCTTTATTCTTTTCTATCACAGCGAAAGTGTCCTCTTCTCgttcttgttttttaacttcAATGCTGCGAATTTCCTCTCTCATTTTTAAGTTGATAATGATTTTAGTAGATGTATTCTGATATACGGAATGGCTAAGAATATAATAGGGACAGTTAGAAAAATATAGTTGTGAAAAAGCATTGCGATAGTTAATATTTTTCTTGAGAATATTTTTCTCTGCATTAGAAGGTAAATCATTATTTGTTTAATTACTCTTATTTATAcgtatttttattctttaaagcATTCAGAATTGTATTTTATAACCAACTGCTACTGTAACTGCACGTACTTATTAAATGAAAAGATCTCTTATTAATAATACGAAGCtttcgtctgtctgtgacttttgcatagtcgatttaatttttacaattttttttaacaaagtctattaaacatcgcctataaaattgtccTGTgttttaccaaactttgacgttaaaacaaTAGTAATGCCAAAAGAAAGTAGATTAGGACTAGTCTATAAggcgtggaaaaatccacttggtCAGGATAACCATGGAAAAAAagtgtcatttaaattttgatgacgtcagcggTGTCCCGTtcacaagaagaaaaaaatagaaaattgttCTTACGTTGTATATGATCATATGCTTTTAATGAAGGGTTAATGAGATAAAAGGTTTAAAAAGTTTGATGGCGTCGGCAAAGCCGTGGGGGCTTTGCCGACGCATCaagttaaagaatttttttgacttcatcatatcatatagatcttgaaaggctgataaaaaaaatatatttatgcgTTTATAACAGGATAAAGTTACAACCGTCATTTTTCATTTCAAAGTCATCATTATCTATGTTATCTAGTAAAGTTACAACTTTAAAAATACGATTGTAAAATCAACATTAGTTATTTTCTGTAAGCAATTTACTTAAACGATTTGTAAAGAAACGCCCTTACCTACCCATTTTGTGCACTTTGTATCCTCATTAACCTTACGTAAGAACTTTTTACTTTGAGCCTAACGATTCTAGAAAACCGACATTTTtagcctataatttttaaattgattcTGAAAAAAGAGCGTGTAAAATggaacaataataaaaacactttagaaataaaaaaatgagatGACATTTAGAACATACTTAACAccattcggtccggggggggggggcggattccgccccccccccctgacggtttttttaataactcctaattgctttcttatatggctacgatacttactgagtttcaacatttatctattagacacctgtatgctaaatttttaggtcccatactttTCAGAGGCTTCGAtgttggccattactcgaaactacccctaaaatctctatgaaatccttacaatggggaaaatataataactcctgttaggattatctttaaaacttgaaacttgcaacacaactttgtttcatcaagaagaatcattttaaataattttgacacgtggctaatccgatttcccgattttgtcggattttacccgaaaatcggaaaaaaacggattttcgggcaatttttggcaattttttttccgatccatgtaaaaaccggaagatatgttaataaaaatttatttagctttcagaaacttcaaacagaatgtaaaaattcgctctagaacaaaagtaattatattttaagcagatagttgcatttttaacaattttcaagcttctgatgacatcacagaaaatgtgctgacgcaagcaaaaatttttgccgctattttgttccttttatgacgtactataagtgtgccaagtttaattcaatttgaacaatcctatgaaaagttattgagggggggggggcggaatttgcccccccggtcatagtatattcgaaaaaccccggaccgaatagggttaaacgatGGAGGAATTATATCTAAcgaaagaaagcaaaaaaatgtgAATATATTAAAGTATATCCGTGGGGATAAATGTATAATGTATTCATGATATTTCACCTTTATTATATAACGAACagtagtagtagggagtgaTTATAGGTACTTTTCTTTCCTCATACACCTTTACCCCCAAAAAACCCGCTTCCACCACTTtcaccaccacctccacccaAAATCGGCAAATCCGACGTCATCCGAAAATAAAATCAGAGAAATACCGATTCTGATAATACGCAAGCGCAAtagtgtatataatatatatgctgacatcaacaaaattagaatatgagtaagggaaattcccaCACTCAATGACCGCGCTAGAAATTTTGTTGATTGagatcaaaaatatataaagatgAGTTGGAGGCAAGAAAGCTGGAAAAAATTGGTTGAAGAGAATCCCCTAGTGATAAGATATGTACCGGACTAATTCAAGATCCAGGAAATGTGCAACAAGGCTTTTCAATCAGATCCCCTTATGTTCAAATTTGTTCCCGACAGGTtcaagacacaggaaatgtgtaacATGGCGGTTCAAGAACATCCCAGGGCACTCAGGTATATTCCGGATCATTTCAAGACCCAGAAAATGTGCATTAGAGCAATTCAAGGGAGGGACTGGCTGCTGCGCTATGTTCCGGACTGGTTCGTGACCCGGGAAATGCGAAGGGATAATATTTATTCCCAATTGCTCGAGGAATATCGACAGAGGAAAGCGGCAAGGGCTGAGATTAAAGAAGAGATACTTCCTATTGCATGGCATCCCGATAGAGTGATAGACTTGTGTTTTTCAGAGGATGAAAAGGCAGACCTTGAGTTTTTGTGGAGTAAATAAAACGATGAATAAACGATGTGATGAATGTGGGATTAATCTTGATAAATATGACAGATGCGAGAAGTGTGGACGGAGGTTAATTATATGTGAAAAAATGCTGTGTTGGCAACACTATATCATGTGGCTCACCTACAACGGAGGAATATGTCCTTGTAAAAACCCTAGTTAGAGTctaattttcataaataaacgggatgtttaaattttatggaaatAATATTGAAACAACGGCTTTTTATAGCAACCTAGCTGCATTTAACATCTTTGATATAAAGATCGAAAACATTGTACTTAGCGATCCAATACAAGCCATCAAAGGCAAGGATGCTAGATTTGTGATAGGTTACAAAAATGATAATAGAATCACCGCCCTACTAATCAGAACACCAAGGGGGCTATATAGCAATGGAGCATCTCGTTATGATGATAGTTCCTCACTTACAATGTCATTTAACTTACGGAAACATCCAGAATGGCTTCAGAAATGCCAAAGCATATTGACATGGATTGAGAAAATATATGGTAGTGAATTCACTACCCCACCAGTTAAAAAAGGCTATGTTAGTACCGAAGTAAAGGAATGGAATAGGGAGATTATTACTGATTTTCATGCTCAACCAGTACCACTGAAGCAGCCCTGCGACTGCATCTGCATTTCAAAGCTATCAAGTATCTATCGGCAAGGGAATAAGAACTATCTGCAGGTTATGCTAGCAGAGTGTAAGTATAAACGAGTGCAACAATCCAGGACACGACACCTTGATTCAGATGATGAGGACATATTCGTCGTAGTATAATATAAtagataatatataataataatataaagaaGCGAGAGATTTAGGTATACGTGGATACTCCACTCTCAAGAGGGCTGATCTTATATCTGCGATTCATAAGGTACAATATAAAGATATTGCAACACAAACCCTTGGGCCTTATTGCAAGCCATGCTCAGATATCGCGGCAATGAAAATACTCGATGAGTACATCAGAGGCCTGgaggcaaaacaaaaacaaactgtcATATACGACGGCGATTTTATGGTTGACGCTAGGAACGGTGAAGTGCTTGGTGTgatttaatgttttgtacaaaacattaaaattatgaatatttaggTGGTGCCTCTAGGTATTTCTTACATATTGTGCAGACTGCAAGTTTTTTAACAATTCTACTCTAGCCTCATCGCGGCCTTTGGCGAAAAGTGCTTGTCTCTCTTGGTCATTGATCTCGCTAACAATCTTCTTCGTACGTTGTCATATTTGTTCCTTGAGCAGAAGgtatttttgtttctcttgCATGATCAAACTGAACTCGTAGTCGGATATAGTCCTTGATATGAGGTCCACAATACCATTCAATTTCGTTTCCGCAAGAAGTCTTATTGAGTCGTGTTTTTTCCATTTGTAATTCAGCTTTTTACCCCCTTGTTTTAAGGCCGTCTGCGCCAACCCTACAGCAATAGCGATTCCTCCCATTGCTACCGCTATCCCACTGAGCATGCTCCCTATACCTACGCCTGAGGTGATTACGCTTATCGCTAATAGCCCGTGATCCATGTAGTGTATCCAGGTTCCATGCATTCCAGATTTTTTAGCGAGTTTTTCACGTTGCTTAACTTCGCTTCGCAGAAATTGTTCGATCTCTTCAATTTTCTTCAATCGATACACATGCCCCTCATTTTCTTGATCCGGTGCACTAGGTGGTAAGCTCGgataaagctttgtaatatctgtcatttattctatgagtaagTGCATGGTTATACCCATAAATGAAACATTCTGATCGTGGTGATGCTCATCCGTCAGCATAAACTCTAGACGGTCTGTTGAACCTTTCAAAGGTAAGTACACGGGGTTATCGAAACTCCACGATAACATGTCTCCCCAAGCACCTACCTCCTTGGTCGGTAGGATGGCCATTATCTTGGATTTTTTACCATACAGCAAGCAATCATCCTCATCTAACTGAGGGCAAACAAGCCTCAGTCGCCGGTATACGTCAGTCTTGTTGACGATACTCGCTaaatcctcgatcttgtacaacccattcattatttcaattcgaGTAACCGTCTGATCAGGCCCTACCTTACGGATGGTAAAATCGTTGTTGCTGTAGAGGTTCAGCCACGTAGGTCAAATGCTGATCGATTTTAAAGCGatcctcgtgtcctgccctaggtagtccTAAAAAATCGTAGGCTTGTCAATATCAGTAAAAAACAGCTGCTTcatctttctttaaagaaaagatGAATATTTATAGCTATAAACCATTGGCAAAGTATGCTCCAATCATGGGCGATATCTTGAGAGACTCAAGGGCTCAGACCTTATCCAACAAGATATAGTAATAGACGCGAAGGGCTCGTCATTTAAAGTAAGGCTTCCCGATATCTTTGTGGACTATGTTTTCCATGCTAACCCTCAGGTCGATGAATATAGGACTCACCCTTTCAACCTCTGGTCTACGCAGTTGAATTTCTCTGTATCCGCTGCAACATCGGCTCGTAGTATCAGCATGCAACATCTAACGTCTCCATTACCCTTGTGCGTGCCGTGCATCGATTTCATGTATACTTCCAGATCCGGAAGATCCTAGAGGAACTTGAGGTATCGTTGCCTGGCTCCTCCCGCTTCAATTCAACAAACAATATGTTCAACATGAAAAAATTTAGACGTCTGGCCCATGAATTTGGTGTATCTCCAAATGAGCAAGAATGGAAAAATGAGAGTATTTTCAGTTCGTGGCAAGCCAAACGTAAAGATTTTCCTGGCAGTGGGCCTtcatattttaatgaaaattcaTGGAGTAGGTGGGTAATCGAAAATAGTCAGGATCTTACACGTGTTGGCTTTGAAAAGTTATCGCAAAGTGTACGATGCTACGCGTATTTGATTTTGGAGTCCCAAGCCAATGCGTGATCGAAATTATTGGTAATCAAGGCAGTTATATCGATGACCAACGAATATACTTGACAACCTCTGAACAGCTGGTGATTATACCTACAAATACAGGTAGAGAGATTAGTGAATTCGAGAACGTACTCGGATATGCACGAAGCAAGGTCGACTATAGTGTTGCCCATGGCGTCTACATGATCCCAAGCGATATGTCACTGAGGATCGGAAATGTGGCTGGATTTAACAACAAGATCCTGATCAATCAGGACCATTCCAAGACTGGTATCAATCCCAATATTAACGTTCCGCATGCTGTTGTACCAAGGAAGCAAGTACATGATATAACCCTCTCTCCACCACCCTCCGAGGAAGCTGCTGTTCACGAGGATACCAAAGCCCCGCTGGTTACGGTAGGAGTAGGACTTATCCTTGCTTTCATCtggatgaagaaataggtctaatgtgttGAACAACATATTAGACTCTTCATCGATTCTTACTCCTCCTGTTACTTACATACGCAACAACAATACCCACAACGGCAGCCAAGGCCATATACAAGTGCTTTGCTGCGAATTCAACAACTCTCGCGCAACTCTAAAAAAGAACGACACCACGCTGCCAATGATCCCTGGTAATGCAGCCCCAGCCTTGCCTGCTAGATACTTCAGGAGTTTTCCCAGTCTCTCCAGCTCCTTTTGAACAAACCCTTTGCCTGCAGCACTACTTCCTCCAGCACCAGCTCCTGCTGCCCCACTACCAACTGTGAGCGCCAGAACGATGGTAGAGACCAGTAGACCAACAGCTGAGACGATGCTCGCGTTAGTGAGCCCCTGCTCTTTGAACAAAATGGTCAATTTTTCCTATAGGGATGTGTCATCTCCAGCTATTTTCATGAGGGTCTCCTTAATCGCCTTCAGCTGATTGTGGATATCCTTATCCCAAAATTTTTGTTGCTCCTCGGATGCACTTGGTGTAGCTTTCTTTGTCTTTAACCCCTTTAGTTTATCGCTGAGAGTCTGAAAATCGCGCTTAAACCCCCTTCTTTCACGTTCGTCTAAGGCTTCGGTAAAGGGAGTATCTTCCATAAGGCTCTTCGTTTCATCTAGAACATTCTCGAGTACCGCCAACATTTCGATGTCACCAGGGCTGTTATCGACTGTATCAATATCATTCAGGAGTTTTTGAGCCATTGCTTTACCTTTGTTTGGTGTAATATAGTCGGTAAAACCTAAGGCCTTCAGACGCGTAGGTCCTAAGGCCTATAGATATAGGTCTCTATAGATGTAATAGCTCTTAACCCACCGGTCGTAGTCGTAAGCAATATCTCTTTATAGTCACCCAGCGTAACCGCCCTAAAACAAGCTTTTTACCTTCATTGACCCtaaaataatgataatttttatcGGTTGACAGCCTTAATCCTAAATGCTCGCTAAGTTTAGCATAAAGATCGTCGACAGTTTCCTCTAAATTCTGTTCCCCAAGCCCAACATCCAATCGCCTACGCGCACCTCCCTGCTGTTGTCCTGGTGTTAGGCTGACATCAGGCTCGGGTCTAAGGATCTCGCTCTCGCTACTAAACTCCTCGGCTTCGTCATGAATAtcttcctctggcgtaaagtcatCTTCATATCctggattatcagccatttatttcaACCACCAGCTTACCTAAATAAATGAGTGTTTTTGGAGGACTAAGCCCTTATCAGGAAGTCAAGACTATGCTCGCTGTCAAAGGCAAGCGGCAGCGGGTTAAAGTGAGTCATGTACCGTCCACGATTGTCCAGAATGAGGATTTCTATGTGGAAATACCAAACATGGGTCGGGACGATGTTATATTTCCTGGGAGTATCCGGCTACTATTTGATATGGAACTGACCGGCACCGACACGAAAAGAACGATCGTTAGCAACATCGAAAAAACCCTTGTGAGGGACCTTCGTATTACTTTGAATGGTAACGAGGTGCAGCATATTGCGCATTATAATGTATTCAGTGTCTACCGTGATCTAAGGATTTCGAAATTTAATAGGGAGAACAATCTGATTTTGGAGGGAATCAATCCAAATGACGGGACAATTCGCGCTTTACAGGTAAAAGCGTCTGACCATGTAGGAACAAATGAGGAGCGTGCTATAGCCGCGGCGTATGGAAACACCTTTTGTATTCCGTTGGGGAAAATGTTCGAGTTGACGAGAGATCTCCCGTTTTATCAACATGAACTCCACGATAGGCTACAGTTCGTTCTACATTTCGCTTCATACAATCAAGTCATCAAGGATGCCGGTACACCAGCCGCGGGCTCAACCGCAGTCAAAGCAGCTGACGCTACATACAAAATCTCTAACATTTCGCTCGAGTTTGAAAAATTAGTAAATGAGGATCTGGCGGGCGCTATGATGTCGCGATACAGCCGCCTCGCCCTACCATATTAACGAGTATTAAGGAGTAAAGTGGTGACTATGAAGAAAAGTGATACATCCTACAGTCTCCAAGTCGATACCCCTGCTAAATCCTTGGTGGGTATATTACAATTATTCGTCGATCCTGGAGTATCCAAGGCTTATGCGGGTGTCAATGAGCAATTCTACAATCCCAAAATCGAGAAGATTTCTGTCACGGTGGAGGGTGAGTCCAATGAGCTGTATTCACATGCTATGTTCTCTCGAGATCATTTACAGCAGATCGTTGAATTATTCGGGTGCCATGATAGTGAAGTCACCATAGGTCAATTTTTCACCGAGCGCTATGCGCTATTCATTGATTTCAGGGCAACACCTGATCGGGGCCTACATGGTAGTGGGCGGCCTCTGCAAAGGTTATCGGACGGTATAGCGCTGCACATGACGAAAAAAGCGGATGGCAATGGAGATATTAGGTGCTACGTCTTCCTTATCCAAGACGCGCAATTAAACATCCTGGATGGCAGGTTTCACAGTGTCGAATATTAAGagatcaaaatttgtttttgtaggccttgggtctacaaaataaatggcaacaatTGGTGTACTCGTAGCAGGTGCAG encodes the following:
- the LOC130630219 gene encoding uncharacterized protein LOC130630219, whose protein sequence is MASKYGYYEQQLDRLRMLAYITERRLLALGQLQCRRFSFELLPDRYDVITRIFDNPNHHHPVLQVLCLFLFRYSVDQSDPLKRINKVLGKCNFDSEIITEEDLYWPEITPSIDNDKKAKAFNSQQIVRKRIYWEISTKAASQCRYLAHFLLKFEDVENIYIDSPDNVNKRILDVLNCWEKRTVNEYKTWQNLSGVLQMLETPIQLGEVEDIHEKIISHSVYQNTSTKIIINLKMREEIRSIEVKKQEREEDTFAVIEKNKEYKERKFENDFYFIFNKELMKSQLQFKIVDCNGKRYSHEIPNIRTALSDHQSRLNSLTVAVISHFSVDVCEAIEDLLDELVLPTEIWYNCGGGLKSKVSYQEWLNVCKSYTKDYYGHPTANAIRTVLIFPPYYVKRDKFSKLLHWSKIFLKEAAALGGGVGAVLWHYDAISHLKFMQLSDLRGLISENPIDYRKRILVICPNPLMIFNIRYTDEKVVNSINDEIRKGDEDIKHLSVILNNSVKKSPTVFANIIAAPNFIKQSDHLSCANCHIMDVVNLIDQESSVSYLNNLVKSISQAIALSPSTISQGSFMTILSSITAFMATRTAFSHGNSKSAVPSLNRGGTDQVKSMFVLTPNQLKVIHSAENKKVVLGNFGSGKTLVGVYQLQALLELATEKTVIYYISWSDTSPLTTDVKRFLFSILQLEVSRDDDIAEFFYVGDVSVYVWLFIHSIAFLLARFVA